A window of Streptomyces profundus genomic DNA:
GGGAGCGCCGCCCGCGGTGCGCGCCAGGATCGAACGGGAGGGCGGGCGCTGGCAGTTGGCGCGGCAGCCGCCGGCCGCGCTGGGCGCGGAGGCCGCGTCGGTGGCGCGCGATCTCGGCGGCCATCTCCTGGACCACTTCGCCGAGGCCACGCCGGCCCTCGCCGAACACGGCGGCCCCTCCCTCGCCGAGGAGGTGCTCAGCCAACTGCGCGACACCGCGCACCCGACGCCCCGCTGGCTGGTGACCGGCGCCGGCACCGGCGCCACCTCGGCCACCTGCGGGCGCCATCTGCGGGCGCACTCCCCCGGCACCCGGCTGGCCGTGGTGGACCCGGAGCACTCGGCGTACTTCCCCGGCTGGGCGAGCGACTGCGCGGACTACGCCACCGGCATGCCGTCGCGCATCCCCGGCATCGGCCGGCCCAGGATCGAGCCCGGCTTCACGCCCTCGGTGATCGACCTGGTCCTCCCCGTGCCGGACGGCGCCTCCGTGGCGGCCATGCGCTGGCTCGACGACCGCGCCGGCCTCGCCGTCGGCCCCGCCGCCGGCACCGGCCTGTGGGGCGCCTGCCAGCTGGTGCGGCGGA
This region includes:
- a CDS encoding pyridoxal-phosphate dependent enzyme, which encodes MTRGGAMTWAVEAVARLRAEAASHGPTPLRALPLPAFPDIEVHLKDESAQPTGSVKHRLVRALYHRAIAGGHLGAGVPVVVGTAGAVAVAGAYFARLLGLPFTAVVPRGAPPAVRARIEREGGRWQLARQPPAALGAEAASVARDLGGHLLDHFAEATPALAEHGGPSLAEEVLSQLRDTAHPTPRWLVTGAGTGATSATCGRHLRAHSPGTRLAVVDPEHSAYFPGWASDCADYATGMPSRIPGIGRPRIEPGFTPSVIDLVLPVPDGASVAAMRWLDDRAGLAVGPAAGTGLWGACQLVRRMAEAGESGSVVTVAGDGAAPYRRTHLDAAWLAKRGLDPTPYEGTLERFATTGEWRATP